The region AATGCCAGCCTATCCCCTCAAAAGTAAGGAATTGAGTTGATGAACGCTGTTTGCGACCCGGCAAATATTGCCTGATGCGCAAGGATTCATTTACCCTTCCAGGCAGAATCTGACGGGCAGGTGGCCAAGCGTCGCAGGATTGCCGTCAGAGTGACCGGAAAGCAACGATGCGTATCACAGGCAATAAACCGATTACCGGTGTTCAGGGGAAGGGGGCGAAAAAGCGCTCGCCCTCCGGGACCGATCAGTTCACGCCGGATGCCGGCGGCGAAGTGTCTCATTCTTCGCAGACTGCAGGCGGCACCGGCATCCAGGGCATGGATGCCCTCCTTGCACTTCAGGAAGTGGATGAGCGTGCCGAGCGCCGCTCACGGGCCGCCAGGCACGGCCATACGCTGCTCGACGCGCTTGAAACGGTGCGCACGGACCTGCTCGCAGGGCAGGTTTCGGAAGACCGGCTGGAGCTGCTTGCGCGGCAGGTTGCCAAACGTCAGAACAGCGGCGACGCGAGAATCGATTCCGTGCTCGAAGAGATTGAATTGCGGGTCAAGGTGGAACTGGCGAAGCTCGGGCGATTTCCGGACTAGGGCGCCCTAAGGTTGAGTGGAAATTACAGTCAATTTCTCGGTAACTAACGCAACGGATTGAAAGATATAACCTTTCTTTACCCCAATTTTTCCCAAATGAACCGTTGTCGGCTGGCGGAAGCACCTATATATTGCGCCCGGCCTAACGGTAATCCGGAGCTATTGATGACGGTTGAAATAGAGTCTGAATATCGACCCTCGGAAGACGAGCCGTTCATGAATGACAGGCAGCGTGAGTACTTTCGAAACAAGCTGCTTGCCTGGAAAGAAGAGATCCTGAAAGAAAGCAAGGAAACACTTACCAACCTTCAGGAGGAAAGCCAGAACCATCCCGATTTTGCCGACCGTGCGTCGTCTGAAACAGACCGCTCCATTGAGCTGCGCGCGCGGGATCGGCAACGGAAGCTGATTTCAAAGATCGATGATGCTTTGGAACGCATTTCCGACGGGAGCTATGGCTATTGCGAAGAGACCGGCGAACCAATCTCTCTCCGGCGCCTCGAAGCACGGCCGATCGCGACGTTGTCGATCGAGGCTCAGGAAGCACATGAGCGTCGGGAAAAAGTCTATCGCGACGACTGATTTCCAGTAACGGCAGGCCTGCCATGCAATTGGCAGCCCCGAGCACCTTTCAACCTTCCCCTTCGCGGGAAGGTTTTTTGTTTCTGCGTATAGCCGCGTGGAGCGCAACTGGCGTGATCAGATCGTGCGTCTGCCTGAGCTTGATCGCGCACCGTCCCCGATGCCGGCGTGCCCGCCGTGGCACTTTCCATTGGGGCCATATCCTAGCAAACCGGGCCGTCAGTCCATGGGCTGACAGCCTGGAATTTTTCGACCGGTTCCTAAAGCGTGATGCGGTAGAGCGCGAAGCCCTCGGCACCGTCACCGGCCGGTTCGATCGTCACCCCTTCGACAGAAGCTGCATGTTCGGTCCCGCCCGGGCCGGTTTCGAACAGCACGGTCGTGTCCGGCATTGCCTTGAAGGTCCAGTTGGCGTCGGCGGACGGATTGACCGTGCCCTGTTCGACGATGTAGCGGACCAGAACGTCGCGGTTGGTGTCCGGTGCCACGAAGATGACGACGTCGTCCGTAATGCCGGGGAAGTTGCCGCCCCCACCGGCGCGGTAGTTGTTGGTGGCCACGACGAAATCCGCATCCATGTCGAGCGGCGCGCCGTTGAACTGGAGGTTGACGATGCGGTTCGCATCCGGATTGACCACCTCGCCCTTGGAATCGTATTTCGACGGCTGGCTCAGGTCGATCTCGTAGGTGACCCCGTCGATGACGTCGAAATTGTAGCTCGGGAATTCCGGGTTGATCAGCGGCTGATCGGCCTTGCCCGGTTCGACCTGAAGGAAAATGCCGGCGGAGCGCTCCAGCCACTCCTTCACCGTGCCGCCTTTGATGGCAACCGCACGCACCGTGTTGGGATAAAGATAAAGGTCAGCCACGTTCTTGATGGCGACGTCGCCCACCGGAACATCGGTGTAATAGTCCGGACCGCCGCGGCCGCCGGCCTTGAACGGGGCTGCGGCGGAGAGGATCGGCAGGCCGTCCCACTCGGTTCCCTTGAGCATCTGCTCGATGTACCAGGTCTGCGCCCTGGAGACGATCTGAACGCTCGGGTCGTCGGCAACCAGCGCAAAATAGGAATGCAGCGGTGCCGATGTCTTGCCGACCGGCCTGCGGACATAGGCCAGCGTCGCTTCGTGGTCTTCCTTGACCGCATCGAGAACATCCTGCTGGCTTTCAACCTGAGGAATGACCTCCCGGCCGTCCTTTTCGTAGATCGGACGGGCTTCGGTCATGAAGTTTGCGACCCGCCAGCCGTTGCCGTCCCGTTCGACCATCAGGTCGATGACGCCGAGGTGCGAGCCCCAGAAGCCGCCCATGGCGGCGGGTTTTCCGAACAGCGTGCCCTTTTTGCTGTCGATGCCCGGCAGGCCTTCATAGGCCGGTCCAGGGAAGACGAGATGCTGGTGGCCGGTAAAGACGGCGTCGATGCCGTCGACACCGGCAAGGTGCAGGGAGGCATTTTCCATTCCGCCGGAATAGTCGTTGGCGTCAATGCCCGAATGGGAGAGGGCGATTACCAGGTCGCAGCCCTGCTCGCGCATTTCCGGAACAAAGGCTCTGGCCGCGTCGACGATATCGCGGGTGTTGGCATTGCCTTCCAGATGACGACGGTCCCAGTTCATGATCTGTGGCGGTACGAAGCCGATGAAGCCGATCCGGATCGGATGGGAATTGCCGGCACCGTCGACGACCTCTTTGTCAACGATCACGTAGGGCTTCAGGAAGAGCTTGTCCTGGCGGGCGTTGCCGGCCAGCGTCGAGCCCTTGACCAGATTCGCACACACGATCGGGAAATTGGCGCCGGCGAGCACCTTCGTCATGAAGTCCAGACCGTAGTTGAATTCGTGGTTGCCGAGGGTCCCGGCATCGAATTGAAGAACGTTCATGCCCTTGATGACCGGATGAAGGTCGCCTTCGCGCATGCCCCGTTCATAGGCGACGAAATCGCCCATCGGGTTGCCCTGCAGGAAGTCGCCATTGTCCACCAGGACGGAGTTTGTCGCCTCGTTCCGGATGTTGCGGATCAGGCTCGCGGTCCGGGCAAGGCCCGCCGTGTCGACCGGCTTGTCGCTGTAGTAATCGTAGGGGAACACATGAACGTGGAGATCCGTGGTTTCCATCAGGCGAATATGCGCCGTGCCTTCGCTCGCCAGGACGGAATAGGGATGCAGGGCCGTGGTGAGACCGGTGGCGGCGGCCCCCATCAGCAGGCTGCGCCGTGACAGGGAAAAATCTTTGATGCTGGACATGTGAAGCTCCTTACAGAAAGCGAAGCAGGCGTTGTTGATCAGGAAACATGGACATCCGGGCAGGATGCAAGGGCAAAGTCATTTGTTTCTTCTGTGGCCGGTATTGCGCGGAGGCGGTTACAATCGTGTGACGAACGAAACGGCATTAAAATTGCCGCACAACATGCTGCGCGAACCGTTCATCCTCCTATCCTGGATGCCATCACCGAAATCGTCTGGACATAGACGCTGGCCCGGTTCCATTGTGTCAGCACGTCGTAATTCGCGGTACCCGGACCCCAGCCCTGACCCCGGCGCCAGCCGTGCTGGGCGAGATAGTTCGCCGTTGATGCAAGCACGTCGGGAATGGAGCGGATCAGGTCGCGGCGGCCATCGAGGTCATAGTCGACAGCGTATTTGACGTAGGACGAGGCCAGAAACTGCGTCTGGCCGATTTCCCCGGCCCAGGCCCCCTTCATATCGGCCGGCGACATGTCGCCTTGCTGCACGATGATCAGCGCGGCGACGAGTTCGTTCGTGAAGAAGTCGGACCGGCGGCAGTCATAGGCAAGCGTTGCCAGGGACTGCAGCACCGGCATGTTGCCGATGAAAGCGCCGTAGTTGGTTTCCAGGCCCCAAATCGCAAGGATCACCGGTGCGGGAACGCCGTATTTTCTTTCAATTGCATTGAACAGCCGCGCATGGGTCCCGAGAAGCTTCTGTCCCTTTCGGATCATCGCGTCGTTGACCCGCTTGGCGTAGAACTGCTCGAAACTCAATTTGAAGGATTTCTGGTTGCGGTCGAGCCGGATCACCTTCGGATCGTAACGGACATTCCGCAGGGCCGCCTGAACCGTTCCCGGATCAAGGCCATAGCGTGGGGATTGTGCAACAAAACTGTCCAGCCAGGCATCGAAGCCGCCGGGGCCGTTGCCGCAGGCCGCGGCGGCCGGTGCGGCGGAAAGAAGAAATTGGCCAATGAAAACAATGATCAAAAGACGCATGAGGCCCTCGCCGGGACGGATACCGAAGGCCATCTTAGCTGAAAACGGAACGGCGTCATCCTTGCAGGGAATGACACGCGCCAGTTGCTGCGGAAAATAGTTCTATTCCAAGACCATTGTTCCGTCGGCCGGGCACGGCCCAAATGAGAACGGGCATGGCGCTCGGGGAGCGAGACGCCATGCCCGTCATCAGCCGGAGCCGGGGACGCTTCTAGAACACGTCCACGGCATCTGGCCGGGGGACTGTGGATCGGGAGCCCGGGGCACCCTGCCTGTGTAGATGGGCAGGGTGCCCCGGATAATTGCAAAGGTTCGGCTTTCCCGGCCTAGAACGGCAGCAGGATATCCATGACCTGGTTGCCGACACGCGGTTGCTGAACGTCGCTGATCTGGCCGCGGCCGCCATAGCCGATGCGTGCTTCGGCAATCTGCTCGCTGGCGATACGGTTGTTGGCGGTTATATCTTCCGGACGAACGATACCGGCGACGATCAACTCGCGCACCTCGAAGTTCACGCGGACCTCCTGACGGCCTTCGATGACCAGGTTGCCGTTCGGCAGGACCTGGGTAACGACGGCGGCAACGGTCGTTTGCAGGTTTTCGTTTCTGTCGACGCTGCCATTGCCCTCGAACCTCGAGTTGCTGTTGACATTGGCAAGATCGCTGGCCGCCACGCCGGCCGGCAGGAAGACCGTGTCAATGGCTGTGCCGACGGCGCCGCCGACCCCGGCACCGCTACTCTCGGTCCGGCGGCGTTCCGTCCTGTTTTCGATCTCGGCCTCGTCACTGATGGTGACGACGACGGTCAGGATGTCGCCGACCTGGCTGGCACGCTGGTCCTTGAAGAAGGCGCGGCTGCCGGACTGCCAGAGGGAGTTCGGGTTGTAATGGGCCTGCTGGGGTTCCGGCATGGGCATCTGCACGGGCCGGTAGCCCGGTGTGGTGGTCGGATCCTGAATGGCGTTCAGGGCAGGTTGCTGGCCGACATTGGCCAGCTTGTCGGCAGTGCCGCATCCCGCGGCCATGGCGGCCAGGGCAATGCTTGCCAGCAGGTGTTTGGGAATACGGATCATTGGTTGGTCTCGCTGTTCAAGCTGGCCACGACGGGATTGGAGGAAAGGACGCGCACCTGGCCGCGCGAATAGATGGTTGCCGGGACGATGCGCCGTGACTGAAGGTTCATGACATCGACCACATCACCCTTGGCGCCGTCTTCCAGAGCTTCTGCCCGGGAGGAGAGTTTCATGCCCGGTAATTCGTAGACCACGGTGACTTTCTCGCCCCGGCGGATCAGCACCGGACGCTGAAAATCGCGGGAGGAGAGGGGATAATTGGCGCGCAGATTGGTCCGCGCCTGCATGCCCGCAACCTCCGCGGTGTCCATGACGACGCCTGCGGGAACCTTGCTGCGCGCAAGCCTGACCGTGGCGAGATCGTCTTCCTTCAGGATATCGCCGCGGCGCAAGGGCTGCGCCAGGGCGACCACATCAACCATCTCCACGGCCGTCCCGTAGAGGGTAAACGGCATGCGGCCATGTTCCACGGCCGCGACGGCCTGGATGGTGAAGCGCCCGCTCGTCTGCGACCAGTCGACCCGGTCGATCCGGATCGGGTTCTGCACTTGCGGGTCGGCGAGGATCTCGTCCGGCGCCTGAAGAAGGTTGACTTCCAGGCTTTCGGCGTCGAGGCCGGCGCTGTTCCCGATGAGTGTGTTCCGGACCAGAGCGGTAAGCTGTTCGTGACCGAAGCGGGTCGCGCCCCTGTGGACGGCGACGCTCCGCAATCCGTCGGTGCCGGCGGTTTTCAGTCCGGCCGCCCGTGCGCGCTCGGCCACCACTTCCGCGTCGACCTCGCCCGAGGTTCCCATGTCCGGTGAACGGAACAGGGGCTGGGAGGCGTGTTCTCCGGCATTCGAGTAGAAATCTCCGACCGTCACGATTTCGGACAGGGTCATGACCTGGGAGCGCAGGACCGGGGCCTCGCCGGCCAGGGCCGGGTTGCCGGCGGAGACCGCCAGCATG is a window of Roseibium salinum DNA encoding:
- a CDS encoding flagellar assembly protein FliX: MRITGNKPITGVQGKGAKKRSPSGTDQFTPDAGGEVSHSSQTAGGTGIQGMDALLALQEVDERAERRSRAARHGHTLLDALETVRTDLLAGQVSEDRLELLARQVAKRQNSGDARIDSVLEEIELRVKVELAKLGRFPD
- the dksA gene encoding RNA polymerase-binding protein DksA, which encodes MTVEIESEYRPSEDEPFMNDRQREYFRNKLLAWKEEILKESKETLTNLQEESQNHPDFADRASSETDRSIELRARDRQRKLISKIDDALERISDGSYGYCEETGEPISLRRLEARPIATLSIEAQEAHERREKVYRDD
- a CDS encoding bifunctional 2',3'-cyclic-nucleotide 2'-phosphodiesterase/3'-nucleotidase, encoding MSSIKDFSLSRRSLLMGAAATGLTTALHPYSVLASEGTAHIRLMETTDLHVHVFPYDYYSDKPVDTAGLARTASLIRNIRNEATNSVLVDNGDFLQGNPMGDFVAYERGMREGDLHPVIKGMNVLQFDAGTLGNHEFNYGLDFMTKVLAGANFPIVCANLVKGSTLAGNARQDKLFLKPYVIVDKEVVDGAGNSHPIRIGFIGFVPPQIMNWDRRHLEGNANTRDIVDAARAFVPEMREQGCDLVIALSHSGIDANDYSGGMENASLHLAGVDGIDAVFTGHQHLVFPGPAYEGLPGIDSKKGTLFGKPAAMGGFWGSHLGVIDLMVERDGNGWRVANFMTEARPIYEKDGREVIPQVESQQDVLDAVKEDHEATLAYVRRPVGKTSAPLHSYFALVADDPSVQIVSRAQTWYIEQMLKGTEWDGLPILSAAAPFKAGGRGGPDYYTDVPVGDVAIKNVADLYLYPNTVRAVAIKGGTVKEWLERSAGIFLQVEPGKADQPLINPEFPSYNFDVIDGVTYEIDLSQPSKYDSKGEVVNPDANRIVNLQFNGAPLDMDADFVVATNNYRAGGGGNFPGITDDVVIFVAPDTNRDVLVRYIVEQGTVNPSADANWTFKAMPDTTVLFETGPGGTEHAASVEGVTIEPAGDGAEGFALYRITL
- a CDS encoding lytic murein transglycosylase: MRLLIIVFIGQFLLSAAPAAAACGNGPGGFDAWLDSFVAQSPRYGLDPGTVQAALRNVRYDPKVIRLDRNQKSFKLSFEQFYAKRVNDAMIRKGQKLLGTHARLFNAIERKYGVPAPVILAIWGLETNYGAFIGNMPVLQSLATLAYDCRRSDFFTNELVAALIIVQQGDMSPADMKGAWAGEIGQTQFLASSYVKYAVDYDLDGRRDLIRSIPDVLASTANYLAQHGWRRGQGWGPGTANYDVLTQWNRASVYVQTISVMASRIGG
- the flgH gene encoding flagellar basal body L-ring protein FlgH encodes the protein MIRIPKHLLASIALAAMAAGCGTADKLANVGQQPALNAIQDPTTTPGYRPVQMPMPEPQQAHYNPNSLWQSGSRAFFKDQRASQVGDILTVVVTISDEAEIENRTERRRTESSGAGVGGAVGTAIDTVFLPAGVAASDLANVNSNSRFEGNGSVDRNENLQTTVAAVVTQVLPNGNLVIEGRQEVRVNFEVRELIVAGIVRPEDITANNRIASEQIAEARIGYGGRGQISDVQQPRVGNQVMDILLPF
- the flgA gene encoding flagellar basal body P-ring formation chaperone FlgA is translated as MMRHLFKAAIGLMLAVSAGNPALAGEAPVLRSQVMTLSEIVTVGDFYSNAGEHASQPLFRSPDMGTSGEVDAEVVAERARAAGLKTAGTDGLRSVAVHRGATRFGHEQLTALVRNTLIGNSAGLDAESLEVNLLQAPDEILADPQVQNPIRIDRVDWSQTSGRFTIQAVAAVEHGRMPFTLYGTAVEMVDVVALAQPLRRGDILKEDDLATVRLARSKVPAGVVMDTAEVAGMQARTNLRANYPLSSRDFQRPVLIRRGEKVTVVYELPGMKLSSRAEALEDGAKGDVVDVMNLQSRRIVPATIYSRGQVRVLSSNPVVASLNSETNQ